A region from the Pseudomonas cucumis genome encodes:
- a CDS encoding glutamate-cysteine ligase family protein, with protein sequence MASEGLEVSGAGAITKEDCIAYFHRHIKRRTSALIGLEYELILIDKATSLSVPFFGLRSLSSIFKGLLGYGYSPVYDNGLIIGLKRGGVVISLEPGGQVEFSSSALRLVSDIAIELDVFLRELGQVCRCLAISLLPIGYRPYGGVASVATVPRTRYLHMMPILEKVSGASAGQKMTASMQVSVDYFSEQHAGKLLQLGIACQPYIVALFANSPYVSSATSRYKSHRMHAWTLFDQQRSGIPDFMLCAQFSAGTFERYVDWALEKPLLFIQRQGQLIHMNHLSFRDYLRLGAASGAATLQDWIMHLGTLYPEARLKNIVEFRSADTCAPPFAASLAAFWKGLAYSEDALDAALDRLGRQMPSELSRQYAQAAEHGMAGVDAQGNSLAEGIRCLVELAAQGLSDQGASNIESGYLHTLNELIAAGKSAADLMLNMGVPTGLDATSQVPYQNIKYIA encoded by the coding sequence ATGGCCAGTGAAGGGCTGGAAGTGTCAGGGGCAGGAGCCATAACCAAGGAAGATTGCATCGCTTATTTTCATCGGCATATAAAACGCCGGACGTCGGCGTTGATCGGACTTGAATACGAGTTAATTCTGATCGACAAGGCCACTTCCCTGAGTGTGCCGTTCTTTGGCTTGCGCAGCCTGTCGAGCATTTTCAAGGGCTTGCTGGGATATGGCTACTCGCCGGTTTATGACAATGGCCTGATTATCGGTCTGAAACGGGGCGGGGTGGTCATTAGTCTGGAGCCCGGTGGCCAAGTGGAGTTTTCTTCGTCGGCGCTGCGTCTAGTGTCTGATATTGCGATCGAGCTCGACGTGTTTCTGCGGGAACTGGGACAGGTTTGCCGATGCCTTGCTATTTCGTTGTTGCCGATCGGTTATCGGCCATACGGCGGCGTGGCGTCGGTGGCGACTGTGCCGCGTACTCGCTACCTGCATATGATGCCTATCCTGGAAAAAGTGTCAGGGGCTTCGGCCGGTCAAAAGATGACCGCCTCGATGCAGGTGTCCGTCGATTACTTCTCCGAGCAACATGCGGGCAAGTTGTTGCAGTTGGGGATTGCCTGTCAGCCGTACATCGTCGCGCTATTTGCCAACTCCCCGTACGTTTCGTCTGCTACCAGTCGCTATAAAAGTCATCGGATGCATGCCTGGACCCTGTTCGATCAGCAACGCTCCGGAATCCCCGACTTCATGTTGTGCGCGCAGTTCAGCGCCGGCACCTTTGAACGTTATGTTGACTGGGCCCTGGAGAAACCGCTGTTGTTTATTCAGCGCCAAGGGCAACTGATCCACATGAACCACCTGAGTTTTCGTGACTATTTGCGCCTGGGCGCCGCATCGGGCGCTGCCACGCTTCAGGATTGGATCATGCATCTGGGAACCCTCTACCCCGAGGCCCGGCTGAAAAACATTGTCGAGTTTCGTTCGGCCGACACCTGTGCGCCTCCCTTCGCCGCTTCACTCGCTGCGTTCTGGAAAGGGTTGGCCTATAGCGAAGACGCTCTTGATGCTGCACTGGATAGGCTGGGTCGGCAGATGCCCTCTGAGTTGAGCCGCCAGTATGCGCAGGCCGCAGAGCACGGCATGGCCGGCGTCGATGCTCAGGGGAACTCGCTGGCCGAAGGGATTCGGTGCCTGGTTGAGCTGGCCGCCCAGGGGTTGTCGGATCAGGGCGCCTCCAACATTGAGAGTGGTTATCTGCACACGCTGAACGAGCTGATTGCAGCAGGGAAATCTGCGGCGGATCTGATGCTCAATATGGGGGTGCCCACAGGCTTGGATGCCACTTCGCAAGTACCGTATCAGAACATTAAGTACATCGCTTGA
- a CDS encoding aminotransferase class V-fold PLP-dependent enzyme, which yields MQALNVKCIGLPDVRNNFPFFRDNQRIYLDSSSTALKPEPVIGAITDFYLQAGSNVGRSNHQYAQLSTQLFESSRNKLACFLGCSADEVIFTANCTDSINLLAHGLALGKGDHVVVSPLEHHSNLLPWLSKCRVSVARLDLNGCIDLDHLDSLLASDPAKLVAVCHASNVTGNVQPVRQICQIARARGALSLLDAAQTAGHIPVSVGQIGCDFLALSGHKMFGPSGIGALYMRRDLQASIQSYRYGGGMVNKVQHGDISYQSGPGRFEAGTPNIEGAIGLGAAVDYINGLGGQWVQDHDRDLESYFRSQIQSVRNIEIAFPIASQHLPIFPLVPVGKVDIGFVSRILSDRYDIALSSGYQCNQPLYRNSGIEGALRVSMHLYNTRKDIDTLIMALTDLQDLLA from the coding sequence ATGCAGGCCTTGAATGTGAAATGCATAGGATTGCCCGATGTGCGCAACAACTTTCCGTTCTTTCGGGATAATCAGCGAATTTACTTGGACAGCTCATCCACGGCGTTGAAGCCGGAGCCGGTGATTGGCGCCATTACCGATTTTTACCTGCAGGCCGGTAGCAATGTAGGGCGCTCGAACCATCAGTATGCTCAGCTGTCCACCCAACTTTTCGAGTCGTCTCGCAACAAGCTCGCCTGCTTCCTGGGTTGCAGCGCCGATGAAGTGATCTTCACCGCAAACTGCACGGACTCGATCAATCTACTCGCTCATGGGTTGGCGTTGGGCAAGGGCGACCATGTCGTGGTTTCACCTTTGGAGCACCACTCCAACCTTCTGCCCTGGTTGTCCAAGTGCCGAGTCTCGGTTGCCCGGCTTGATCTAAACGGTTGCATCGACCTGGATCACCTGGATTCATTGCTGGCCTCCGATCCGGCCAAGTTGGTCGCTGTCTGCCATGCATCGAATGTGACCGGCAACGTCCAACCCGTCAGGCAGATCTGTCAGATCGCCAGGGCGCGAGGGGCGTTGAGTCTGTTGGATGCGGCGCAGACTGCTGGCCATATACCCGTCAGTGTCGGGCAGATTGGCTGCGATTTCCTCGCGCTCTCCGGACATAAGATGTTCGGCCCATCGGGGATTGGCGCGCTCTACATGCGGCGTGACCTGCAAGCGTCCATACAGAGCTACCGCTATGGCGGTGGCATGGTCAACAAAGTGCAGCATGGCGACATCAGTTATCAATCCGGGCCGGGTCGATTCGAGGCCGGAACGCCGAACATCGAAGGGGCCATCGGGCTAGGGGCGGCAGTCGACTATATCAACGGCCTGGGTGGGCAATGGGTGCAAGACCACGACCGCGATCTGGAGAGTTACTTCAGGTCGCAGATTCAATCGGTACGCAATATCGAAATCGCCTTCCCAATCGCATCGCAGCACCTGCCGATTTTCCCTCTGGTACCCGTCGGTAAGGTAGACATCGGCTTTGTCTCGAGGATTCTTTCCGATCGTTACGATATTGCGCTGAGTTCCGGATACCAGTGCAACCAGCCGCTCTATCGGAACAGTGGAATTGAGGGTGCCCTGCGTGTCTCGATGCATCTTTACAATACCCGGAAAGATATCGACACGCTGATAATGGCACTCACTGATCTCCAAGATCTGCTGGCATAG
- a CDS encoding IS630 family transposase: protein MNSQDILLSDEEQAELTRRVRSATISQRDGRRARVILLAAQGHSRKEIAELTALSVVSVTRWCKRFKELRLQGLIDLPGRGRKPSLPAEALKRTLEQVSQPSVGQPRWNCRSMARVAGISPASVQRIWAANGIKPHLTRTFKLSNDLPLEETFWDVIGLYLTPSHKTLVLCCDEKSQAQALQRTGQPLGIGDIRAQIHDHVRHDTLMLFAAMDYLQGRLISSIETQHQQWLAFLKRINWETPKSLQLHVIVSNSATHKHPAVKEWLKRHSRFHLHVTPTSSVWMNTVERFFRDITVDLSDGSFSAARELASAITTCLVQHNAPPRQYVWSAQGEDILRKIKRARESTAGAIRENVLFETGH from the coding sequence ATGAATTCTCAAGATATTTTGCTCAGTGACGAAGAGCAGGCTGAGCTGACCCGCCGTGTTCGTTCGGCCACCATTAGCCAACGCGATGGTCGCCGAGCGCGCGTGATCCTGCTGGCAGCCCAAGGCCATTCACGTAAGGAAATCGCCGAGTTAACGGCGCTCTCCGTTGTTTCCGTTACTCGCTGGTGCAAGCGTTTCAAAGAACTGCGTCTTCAAGGCTTAATTGATCTGCCAGGGCGAGGTCGCAAACCCTCTTTACCGGCCGAAGCCCTGAAGCGAACGCTCGAGCAGGTTTCTCAACCAAGTGTCGGTCAACCGCGCTGGAACTGCCGCAGCATGGCGCGTGTCGCTGGCATTTCTCCGGCCAGCGTTCAGCGGATCTGGGCTGCCAATGGCATCAAGCCGCACCTGACCCGTACCTTCAAATTGTCCAATGACCTACCACTCGAAGAGACATTCTGGGACGTTATCGGCCTGTACCTGACGCCTTCTCATAAAACGCTGGTGCTTTGCTGTGATGAAAAGAGCCAGGCTCAAGCGCTGCAACGCACAGGTCAGCCCTTGGGCATTGGTGATATCCGCGCGCAAATCCATGACCATGTTCGCCACGACACGCTAATGCTGTTCGCGGCCATGGACTATCTGCAAGGTCGACTTATCAGTAGCATCGAAACCCAGCATCAGCAGTGGTTGGCCTTCCTGAAAAGGATCAACTGGGAAACCCCCAAAAGTCTGCAACTGCATGTGATCGTGAGCAACTCCGCCACCCACAAGCATCCGGCCGTCAAGGAATGGCTCAAACGGCATTCACGATTCCACCTGCACGTCACCCCGACCTCAAGCGTCTGGATGAATACGGTCGAGCGCTTTTTTCGGGATATCACCGTTGACTTAAGCGACGGTAGCTTCAGTGCGGCACGCGAACTCGCCAGCGCCATCACCACATGTTTAGTGCAGCACAACGCTCCGCCCCGCCAGTACGTCTGGAGCGCGCAGGGCGAAGACATCTTACGCAAGATTAAACGCGCGCGAGAGAGCACGGCAGGCGCGATCAGAGAGAACGTTTTATTTGAGACAGGACACTAG
- a CDS encoding phenylacetate--CoA ligase family protein — MSIEYFQVPLYQPLMKSLAFFFEAGDSADIPLLNKKEIISGFPENFMTSAMRLGIEGGDVEFASTSGSSSQILQIIRYKDWWGREFKRAYQCVADMVGYSMEHDKKAVLTTATCSSVSCFLDNPDYQQRIHNGVLSLNTHPDPTRWTLTDIQRIDAELRMFSPKLLEVDPTYLAIFLAKRAEYQIAEPLYIPDYLAASYEYMTTNVRRLIESAYGLPVLSMYGSTELGVLFMQDCSGTFARCGHDTLIELRPHLAQRNLFELIVTSWKNPLMPLLRYATGDLVEVAQGVCPNKVFGPRDDIPLLKLHGRIRDCIVGDGGEIKTLADLNELFAGSAPWARQYQLRITEHKVTLFYVVDAQDRDADMSMVERCLRDWLGRSRTVESMAVPSIAPEASGKFAIVK, encoded by the coding sequence ATGTCAATTGAATACTTCCAGGTTCCCCTTTATCAGCCCCTGATGAAGAGTCTCGCGTTTTTTTTCGAGGCCGGCGACTCCGCTGATATTCCGCTGTTGAACAAAAAGGAAATCATTTCCGGGTTTCCCGAAAACTTCATGACCTCAGCAATGCGCCTCGGCATCGAGGGCGGCGACGTGGAGTTCGCCAGCACCTCCGGGAGCAGTTCTCAGATCCTCCAGATCATTCGCTACAAGGACTGGTGGGGGCGTGAGTTCAAGCGCGCCTACCAGTGTGTGGCGGACATGGTCGGTTATTCGATGGAGCACGACAAGAAAGCGGTACTGACGACGGCGACCTGTTCCTCAGTCTCCTGTTTTCTTGATAACCCGGACTACCAGCAGCGCATCCATAATGGAGTGCTGAGTCTTAATACTCATCCCGACCCTACGCGCTGGACACTCACCGACATCCAGCGCATTGATGCCGAACTGCGGATGTTCTCGCCCAAACTCCTGGAGGTAGATCCGACCTATCTCGCGATCTTCCTGGCCAAGCGCGCGGAATATCAGATTGCCGAGCCTCTTTACATCCCTGACTACCTGGCCGCGTCCTACGAGTACATGACGACCAATGTTCGCCGGCTGATCGAGAGCGCCTACGGTCTGCCAGTACTCAGCATGTATGGCTCGACGGAGTTGGGCGTGCTGTTCATGCAGGATTGCAGCGGAACCTTTGCCCGCTGCGGCCACGACACGCTTATAGAACTCAGGCCGCATCTGGCCCAGCGCAATCTGTTCGAATTGATTGTCACGTCTTGGAAAAATCCGCTGATGCCTCTGTTGCGTTATGCCACTGGCGATCTTGTCGAAGTGGCGCAAGGCGTGTGCCCGAACAAGGTCTTCGGCCCCAGGGACGATATTCCGTTGCTGAAATTACATGGTCGGATCAGGGACTGCATTGTCGGCGACGGAGGGGAGATCAAGACCCTCGCCGATCTCAATGAACTGTTCGCCGGTTCCGCACCTTGGGCCCGGCAGTATCAACTGCGGATCACCGAGCACAAGGTCACTTTGTTTTACGTCGTGGATGCACAGGATCGAGATGCTGACATGTCGATGGTCGAGCGGTGTCTACGTGACTGGCTTGGCCGCTCGCGTACGGTCGAGTCAATGGCTGTCCCAAGTATTGCGCCCGAAGCATCAGGAAAGTTTGCAATTGTTAAATAG